The Bacillota bacterium genome contains a region encoding:
- a CDS encoding ParM/StbA family protein encodes MSQILGLDVGYGFVKVTDGERGYVFPSVVGEGHTKPIFRTDLQQPSALNYLRIGLGNRVLFVGKAAIRHSRLPFRDLSPTRAERGDFEALLLAGLSLFCGGSANRLQVVTGVPPGHMHLAPVLSGALKQQRHLTVYDGDQPREVEIEIDQIEVVPQPLGTFWSQGLDPWGRPVEGRWEGRIGVLDVGFRTTDLAAIEDGEFIPEKSKTIAVGLATAYAEMADHLLARYGLERETHALDEAVITGKIKVAGREVDITDIRNQAFKELAAKALVELNSTWRVVEFDRLLVSGGGGQALSNYLLPHLSHGELVPDPVTANCKGYLAWARRLWK; translated from the coding sequence ATGAGCCAGATCCTGGGTCTGGATGTGGGCTACGGGTTTGTGAAGGTGACCGACGGTGAGAGGGGTTACGTCTTCCCCAGCGTGGTGGGTGAAGGCCACACCAAACCGATCTTCCGCACGGATCTACAGCAGCCTTCCGCGCTGAACTACCTCCGGATCGGCCTGGGGAACAGGGTGCTCTTTGTGGGGAAGGCGGCCATACGCCACTCCCGGCTGCCGTTCCGGGATCTGTCCCCCACGCGCGCCGAAAGAGGGGATTTCGAAGCCCTCCTGCTGGCCGGTTTGAGCCTCTTTTGCGGGGGCAGTGCGAACAGGCTCCAGGTGGTGACCGGCGTCCCGCCCGGCCACATGCACCTGGCCCCCGTCCTGTCCGGGGCCCTCAAGCAGCAGCGCCACCTCACCGTCTACGATGGGGACCAGCCGCGCGAAGTGGAAATCGAGATCGACCAGATCGAGGTGGTGCCCCAGCCCCTGGGCACATTCTGGTCCCAGGGTCTCGACCCCTGGGGGCGACCGGTAGAAGGAAGATGGGAGGGTCGCATCGGGGTCCTTGACGTGGGATTCCGCACCACCGACCTGGCCGCCATCGAGGACGGGGAATTCATCCCCGAGAAGAGCAAGACCATCGCCGTTGGCCTGGCCACCGCCTACGCCGAAATGGCAGACCACCTGCTCGCCCGGTACGGCCTGGAACGGGAAACCCACGCGCTGGATGAGGCAGTGATCACAGGCAAGATCAAAGTGGCGGGCCGCGAGGTGGACATCACCGACATCAGGAACCAGGCGTTCAAGGAACTGGCCGCCAAGGCCCTGGTGGAGCTCAACTCCACCTGGCGGGTGGTTGAATTCGACCGGCTGCTGGTGAGCGGCGGAGGCGGTCAGGCTCTCAGCAACTACCTCCTGCCCCACCTGTCCCACGGGGAACTGGTGCCCGACCCCGTGACCGCCAACTGCAAGGGATACCTGGCCTGGGCGCGCCGGCTGTGGAAGTAG
- a CDS encoding TldD/PmbA family protein gives MREVARKALDAARARGAAYADARVVTRREEDVVTKNGKVESISASQSRGIGVRVLVDGAWGFASSSALDDREVMRIAEKAVEVARASALVRSDPPVELAPVDAVEDRWESPVKEDPFSVKLEDKIDLLLKADRLMRKDPRIRVAQGSVSVFREDKVFASTEGTYVEQSKTETGAGISALAAEAGEVQRRSYPSSFGGDYAARGYECVREMDLVGHAEQVADEALALLQAPQCPSGTTTVILGSGQLALQVHESCGHPSELDRVFGTEASYAGTSFITPDKLGKLQYGSAAVNIVADATIPGGLGSFGYDDEGVPAQRVPLVRNGLYVNYLTSRETVARLARHLDRGAAATAGGDAATGAQGVRANGTMRADGWNRLPIIRMTNINLEPGDWSLDELIRDTRDGIYMETNKSWSIDDKRLNFQFGTEIAWEIKDGSLGRMLRNPTYTGITPEFWGSCDAVCDRKHWHLWGLPNCGKGEPPQAAHVGHGTAPARFRNVRVGVGKW, from the coding sequence ATGCGAGAAGTCGCGCGCAAGGCACTGGATGCGGCGCGCGCCCGCGGGGCGGCCTACGCCGACGCCCGCGTGGTGACCCGCCGCGAAGAAGATGTGGTCACCAAGAACGGTAAGGTCGAATCGATTTCCGCGTCGCAGTCGCGCGGCATCGGGGTGCGCGTCCTGGTGGACGGGGCGTGGGGCTTCGCCTCCAGTTCGGCGCTGGATGACCGCGAGGTGATGCGCATCGCGGAGAAGGCGGTGGAAGTCGCCCGTGCCAGCGCCCTGGTGAGATCCGACCCGCCCGTCGAGCTGGCTCCCGTGGATGCGGTGGAGGACCGCTGGGAGTCGCCGGTGAAGGAGGATCCCTTCTCGGTCAAGCTGGAGGACAAGATCGACCTCCTCCTGAAGGCGGACCGCCTGATGCGCAAGGATCCCCGCATCAGGGTGGCCCAGGGCTCGGTGTCGGTGTTCCGCGAGGACAAGGTCTTCGCCAGCACCGAGGGTACTTACGTGGAGCAGAGCAAGACGGAGACAGGTGCCGGGATCTCTGCCCTGGCCGCCGAGGCGGGCGAGGTGCAGCGCCGCTCCTATCCCTCATCTTTCGGCGGTGACTATGCCGCCAGGGGATACGAGTGCGTGCGGGAGATGGACCTGGTCGGCCACGCCGAGCAGGTGGCGGACGAGGCGCTGGCCCTGCTGCAGGCCCCGCAGTGCCCGTCGGGTACCACCACCGTGATCCTGGGGTCGGGGCAGCTGGCCCTCCAGGTGCACGAGTCGTGCGGCCACCCCAGCGAACTGGACCGCGTTTTCGGCACCGAGGCCTCCTACGCCGGGACCAGCTTCATCACGCCCGACAAGCTGGGCAAGCTGCAATACGGCTCCGCGGCGGTGAACATTGTGGCCGACGCCACCATCCCTGGGGGCCTGGGCAGCTTCGGTTACGACGACGAAGGTGTCCCCGCCCAGCGCGTCCCCCTGGTGCGCAACGGTCTCTACGTGAACTACCTCACCTCGCGGGAGACCGTCGCCCGCCTCGCCCGCCACCTCGACCGTGGCGCGGCCGCCACGGCGGGCGGTGACGCAGCGACCGGCGCGCAGGGCGTCAGGGCCAACGGGACCATGCGGGCCGACGGCTGGAACCGATTGCCCATCATCCGCATGACCAACATCAACCTGGAGCCGGGGGACTGGAGCCTGGACGAGCTCATCCGCGACACCCGTGACGGGATCTACATGGAGACCAACAAGTCCTGGTCCATCGACGACAAGCGCCTCAACTTCCAGTTCGGCACCGAGATCGCCTGGGAGATCAAGGACGGTTCCCTGGGGCGCATGCTCAGGAATCCCACGTACACGGGTATCACCCCGGAGTTCTGGGGCTCCTGCGACGCCGTCTGCGACCGCAAGCACTGGCACCTGTGGGGACTGCCCAACTGCGGCAAGGGCGAGCCCCCCCAGGCGGCCCACGTGGGGCACGGGACCGCGCCGGCACGCTTCCGCAACGTCAGAGTGGGGGTGGGAAAATGGTAG
- a CDS encoding metallopeptidase TldD-related protein — MVGKEAALALLGKVLSLSPGDATEAMVYGGDSYLTRYACNYIHQNVGEHNTSLTVKVRFGQKVGQATTNRLDDASLGEVVRQAAEIARVQPDNPELPPLPEPRDIPVVDAFVPATAECTPLDRARGAREVIEIARAMGFEAAGAFSTTAAEIAVANSRGVRAYHAGTMAVLSAVVMAPDSAGFASAASTDVGRVDPRAVGQRAAAKCRDSRNSVKVEPGEYEVVLEPLAVADLVEYIGRLGFSAEAYQEGRSFVCGKLGEQIMHPTVTIWDDGADRRGLPLPFDAEGVPKQKVVMVGGGRANALVYDSRTAHREGKSSTGHATTWGWWSGPMPSNLFMAPGDATLEEMIASTRRGILVTRFHYTNPVHPVRGIITGMTRDGTWLIENGEIRTPVKNFRFTQGLVEAFSAVEAIGRELVLVSEGFGSTVVPALKLSRFNFTGVTEF; from the coding sequence ATGGTAGGCAAGGAGGCCGCACTGGCCCTGCTGGGGAAGGTGCTGTCCCTCTCCCCCGGGGACGCCACCGAGGCCATGGTCTACGGGGGTGACTCTTACCTCACCCGCTACGCCTGCAACTACATCCACCAGAACGTGGGCGAGCACAACACCAGCCTCACGGTGAAGGTGCGCTTCGGGCAGAAGGTGGGGCAGGCCACCACCAACCGGCTGGACGATGCCTCCCTCGGGGAGGTCGTGCGCCAGGCGGCGGAGATCGCCCGCGTGCAGCCCGACAACCCGGAGCTGCCGCCCCTCCCCGAGCCGCGCGACATCCCGGTGGTGGATGCCTTCGTGCCGGCCACCGCGGAGTGCACCCCGCTCGACCGCGCGCGGGGGGCACGGGAGGTCATCGAGATCGCCCGTGCGATGGGATTTGAGGCTGCCGGCGCTTTCTCCACCACGGCCGCGGAGATAGCGGTGGCCAACAGCCGCGGCGTGCGCGCCTATCACGCCGGCACCATGGCCGTCCTGTCGGCGGTGGTGATGGCCCCCGATTCCGCCGGGTTTGCGTCGGCCGCCTCCACCGACGTGGGGCGCGTCGACCCCCGCGCCGTGGGGCAGCGTGCTGCCGCCAAGTGCCGCGACAGCCGCAACAGCGTCAAGGTGGAGCCCGGCGAGTACGAGGTGGTGCTGGAGCCTCTGGCGGTGGCCGACCTGGTGGAGTACATTGGGCGGCTGGGCTTCTCCGCGGAGGCCTACCAGGAGGGGCGCAGCTTCGTGTGCGGCAAGCTGGGCGAGCAGATCATGCATCCCACGGTGACCATCTGGGATGATGGCGCCGACAGGCGCGGATTGCCCCTGCCCTTCGACGCCGAGGGGGTGCCCAAGCAGAAGGTGGTGATGGTAGGCGGCGGCCGGGCCAACGCGCTCGTGTACGACAGCCGCACCGCCCATCGCGAAGGCAAATCGAGCACCGGCCACGCCACCACGTGGGGATGGTGGTCGGGTCCCATGCCCAGCAACCTGTTCATGGCCCCCGGGGATGCCACCCTGGAGGAGATGATCGCGTCCACGCGCCGCGGCATCCTGGTGACCCGGTTCCACTACACGAACCCCGTGCATCCCGTGCGCGGCATCATCACCGGCATGACCCGGGACGGCACCTGGCTGATCGAGAACGGCGAGATCCGCACCCCGGTGAAGAACTTCCGCTTCACCCAGGGGCTGGTGGAGGCCTTCTCCGCCGTGGAGGCCATCGGGCGTGAGTTGGTGCTCGTCAGTGAAGGTTTTGGCAGCACCGTGGTGCCGGCGCTCAAGCTATCGCGCTTCAACTTCACCGGCGTCACCGAATTCTAG
- a CDS encoding DUF1844 domain-containing protein, producing MTDTDDRDAADAAGAPETAPPDPETTPPDPETASRLAEEAQKAVGYIASLSAGDMIQWTIAGLAEKAWERMGLVANPATGKITRDFEDARLAIDAVAALTDLLASHIDPAGFRRLQSLLADLRINYAAQRSRAEPAPQEDTASPT from the coding sequence ATGACGGACACGGACGATCGTGATGCCGCCGACGCGGCGGGTGCCCCCGAGACGGCACCCCCCGACCCGGAGACCACGCCTCCCGACCCCGAGACGGCTTCCCGCCTGGCCGAAGAGGCCCAGAAGGCGGTCGGTTACATCGCCTCACTGTCGGCGGGCGACATGATCCAGTGGACCATCGCCGGCCTGGCGGAGAAAGCCTGGGAGCGCATGGGCCTGGTGGCCAACCCGGCGACCGGCAAGATCACGCGCGATTTCGAGGACGCCCGCCTGGCCATCGATGCCGTCGCCGCCCTGACCGACCTGCTGGCCTCGCACATCGACCCCGCCGGCTTCCGGCGCCTGCAGTCGCTGCTCGCGGACCTGCGCATCAACTACGCCGCCCAGCGCTCCCGAGCCGAACCAGCACCGCAGGAAGATACCGCCTCCCCCACCTGA
- a CDS encoding 3'-5' exonuclease: MGARKREGWERELLEGLNEAQREAVTWPGGPLLVLAGAGSGKTRVLAYRIAWLIAGRVPPDGILAMTFTNKAAGEMAQRVQDLLHRCFPGLAGRAGEGGASQQQAAPAGRSEALGGWDGAAGGGGVRGGGDGAAGGGGGACGGGDGAAGGDERGRQMWMGTFHAVCVRILRPHAEKLGYGKRFGIADADDQAQLVRAIVRDLGVEETHKPGGVLAVIGRAKDQLVTPGEYVARARGFWEEKTGEIYRLYQDRLRESNLMDFDDLLLNTVRLFGEHDEVLEGYARRFLHILVDEFQDTNRVQYILLRQLASHHGNLTVVGDDDQSIYGFRGADLRNILDFEHDFPGTHVVRLEQNYRSTQVILDAAHGVIKHNRGRKGKRLWTERDGGTPVFLYRAENEHDEARFIVREAERLVEQEGHRLSDVAVLYRTHAQSRVLEEAFLRHGVAYVVVGSVHFYQRREIKDVLAYLRAALNPRDDVSTERIINVPRRGIGEETVRRLKDFARREGIGLREAAAHPADAGLGKAACRRVEEFAHLLDEVEQRLDRPVHEVIGWVLEHTGYLAELQAERTREAGDRIENLRELVNSAAEFSQRSPDYRAEAFLAEVALFTSVDATRAGGPAVTLMTLHAAKGLEFPVVFLAGLEEGVFPHTRSFESEDELEEERRLCYVGMTRARDRLYLTHSRHRQLHGGRVMPSRFLEEVPRRLVEELASPDEFSYVGSGAPHRDVAAPTRRRGHGRTLDGSAASASARGASAALAGGTPVDEVSAGRGGKLWRGEPLAPGRKVRHPHFGTGVVLSCRGEGEDAEAKVAFYENGVRTLVARYAHLDLVGEDGR; this comes from the coding sequence GTGGGGGCACGGAAGCGAGAAGGCTGGGAGAGAGAACTGCTGGAGGGCTTGAATGAGGCGCAGCGGGAGGCGGTGACCTGGCCGGGGGGACCGCTGCTGGTGCTGGCGGGGGCGGGGTCGGGCAAGACCAGGGTGCTGGCCTACCGCATCGCCTGGTTGATTGCCGGCAGGGTGCCGCCCGACGGCATCCTGGCCATGACCTTCACGAACAAGGCGGCGGGCGAGATGGCCCAGCGCGTGCAGGATCTGCTCCACCGGTGCTTCCCCGGGCTGGCGGGGCGTGCGGGCGAGGGTGGGGCCAGCCAGCAGCAAGCGGCCCCTGCCGGTCGCAGCGAGGCGCTCGGCGGCTGGGATGGCGCCGCCGGTGGTGGCGGGGTGCGCGGCGGCGGGGATGGCGCCGCCGGTGGTGGCGGGGGTGCGTGCGGCGGCGGGGATGGTGCCGCCGGTGGTGATGAGCGGGGGCGGCAGATGTGGATGGGGACGTTTCATGCGGTGTGCGTGCGTATCCTGCGCCCCCATGCCGAGAAGCTGGGGTATGGCAAACGCTTTGGGATAGCCGATGCCGACGACCAGGCTCAACTGGTGCGCGCCATCGTCCGCGACCTGGGGGTGGAGGAGACGCACAAGCCGGGTGGGGTGCTGGCGGTGATCGGGAGGGCCAAGGACCAGCTGGTGACGCCGGGGGAGTACGTGGCGCGGGCGCGAGGCTTCTGGGAGGAGAAGACGGGGGAGATCTACCGCCTTTACCAGGACAGGCTGCGGGAGTCCAATCTGATGGATTTCGATGACCTGCTGCTGAACACCGTGCGCCTCTTCGGCGAGCATGACGAGGTGCTGGAAGGATATGCGCGGCGGTTCCTGCACATCCTGGTGGACGAATTCCAGGACACCAACCGGGTGCAGTACATACTGCTGCGACAACTGGCGTCCCACCACGGTAACCTCACCGTGGTGGGGGACGATGACCAGTCCATCTACGGATTTCGGGGGGCCGACCTCCGGAACATCCTGGACTTCGAGCATGACTTCCCCGGGACCCACGTGGTGCGGTTGGAGCAGAACTACCGGTCCACCCAGGTGATCCTGGACGCCGCCCACGGGGTGATCAAACACAACCGCGGCCGCAAGGGGAAGCGGCTGTGGACGGAACGGGATGGGGGGACCCCCGTGTTCCTCTACCGGGCCGAAAACGAGCACGACGAGGCGCGGTTCATCGTGCGGGAGGCCGAGCGCCTGGTCGAACAGGAGGGTCACCGCCTCTCGGACGTGGCGGTGCTGTACCGCACCCACGCCCAGTCGCGCGTCCTGGAGGAGGCCTTCCTCCGCCACGGGGTGGCCTACGTGGTGGTGGGGTCGGTGCACTTCTACCAGCGCAGGGAGATCAAGGACGTCCTGGCCTACCTGCGGGCGGCCCTCAACCCCCGCGATGACGTCAGCACGGAACGCATCATCAACGTACCCCGCCGCGGCATCGGGGAGGAGACGGTGCGCCGGCTCAAGGATTTCGCCCGGCGCGAGGGCATTGGCCTCCGGGAGGCGGCCGCGCACCCCGCCGACGCCGGATTGGGGAAGGCGGCGTGCCGCCGGGTGGAGGAGTTTGCCCACCTGCTGGATGAGGTCGAGCAGCGCCTGGATCGGCCCGTGCACGAGGTGATCGGCTGGGTACTGGAGCACACCGGGTATCTGGCCGAGTTGCAGGCGGAACGCACGCGCGAGGCCGGGGACCGCATCGAGAACCTGCGCGAGCTGGTCAACTCGGCGGCAGAGTTCTCGCAGCGCTCGCCTGACTACAGGGCGGAGGCGTTCCTGGCCGAGGTGGCCCTGTTCACCAGCGTGGACGCGACCCGGGCCGGAGGGCCCGCAGTTACCCTGATGACGCTGCACGCGGCCAAGGGCCTGGAGTTCCCGGTGGTGTTCCTGGCCGGGCTGGAGGAGGGGGTTTTCCCGCACACCCGCTCCTTCGAGAGCGAGGACGAGCTGGAGGAGGAGCGGCGGCTCTGCTACGTCGGCATGACGCGCGCCCGCGACCGCCTCTACCTCACCCACTCGCGCCACCGCCAGCTCCACGGCGGCCGGGTGATGCCGTCCCGGTTCCTGGAGGAAGTCCCACGCCGCCTGGTGGAGGAACTGGCATCCCCCGACGAGTTTTCGTATGTCGGAAGCGGGGCCCCGCACCGCGATGTGGCCGCCCCCACGCGCCGCAGGGGCCATGGTCGCACCCTCGATGGCTCTGCGGCCAGCGCCTCCGCTCGTGGGGCCTCTGCCGCTCTGGCCGGCGGTACCCCGGTGGATGAGGTGTCGGCCGGCCGGGGGGGGAAGTTATGGCGGGGAGAGCCCCTTGCGCCGGGGCGCAAAGTGAGGCATCCTCATTTCGGGACAGGCGTAGTGCTGTCCTGCCGGGGCGAGGGCGAGGACGCCGAAGCGAAGGTGGCGTTCTACGAGAACGGCGTCCGGACCCTGGTGGCGCGATACGCCCACCTGGACCTCGTCGGGGAAGATGGGAGATGA
- the ligA gene encoding NAD-dependent DNA ligase LigA: MSVPTFEQARARVEELRREIRHHDYRYYVLDSPEINDAEYDELMRELRRLEELYPQLVTPDSPTQRVAGVPSEAFGTVVHSSPMLSLDNAFSPEDLLDFDRRVRSLLGGEQPEYVAELKIDGLSVALHYELGRFVRGATRGDGERGEDVTANLRAVRSIPLVLHPPGGMVAELEVRGEVYMPVEAFRRFNREREEKGEPLFANPRNAAAGSVRQLDPRITAGRPLDTFIYEIRRWAPDPAPGTQWEALEMLGRLGFKVNPHRRHCRDINEVIDYCRHWAEHRHDVGYEMDGAVIKVNSFDQQRRLGATTHHPRWATAYKFPAEQATSRVRDIIIQVGRTGVLTPTALLDPVRLAGATVSRATLHNEDIIREKDVRIGDTVIVQRAGDVIPEVVAVVREKRTGGEQEFHMPDRCPVCGAEVVRLPGEVAVRCTGVACPAQLKEQLIHFASRDAMNIEGLGPAIITQLMDAGLVEDAADLYYLKYEDVVKLERMADKSARNLLEAIAATRDNPLHRLMYGLGIRYVGEKVSRVLADHFGSMDALAAAGQEELTAIPEIGPKIAASVVAFFRQEQTHRLLEKLRRAGIKMEERRAVPARESPLAGKTVVFTGTLESVGRKEAEELVAFLGGRSSGSVSRQTDYVVVGANPGSKYDRARELGVRILTEEEFRRLVGLV, encoded by the coding sequence GTGAGCGTGCCGACGTTCGAGCAGGCGAGGGCCCGCGTGGAGGAGTTGCGCCGGGAGATCCGCCATCACGACTACCGCTACTATGTGCTGGATTCCCCGGAAATCAACGACGCCGAGTATGACGAACTCATGCGGGAGTTGCGGCGGCTCGAGGAGCTGTACCCGCAACTGGTGACGCCCGATTCCCCCACCCAGCGGGTGGCCGGGGTGCCGTCGGAGGCATTCGGTACCGTGGTGCATTCCAGCCCCATGCTCAGCCTGGACAACGCCTTCTCCCCGGAGGATCTGCTGGACTTCGACCGCCGGGTGAGGAGCCTCCTCGGCGGCGAGCAGCCCGAGTACGTGGCGGAGCTCAAGATCGACGGGCTGTCGGTGGCGCTCCACTACGAACTGGGGAGGTTCGTGCGGGGTGCGACCCGGGGCGACGGTGAGCGGGGCGAGGACGTCACCGCCAACCTGCGCGCCGTGCGCAGCATCCCCCTGGTGCTGCATCCACCGGGGGGGATGGTGGCCGAACTGGAAGTGCGCGGCGAGGTTTACATGCCGGTAGAAGCGTTCCGCCGCTTCAACCGGGAGCGTGAGGAGAAAGGCGAGCCCCTCTTCGCCAACCCGCGCAACGCCGCCGCTGGGTCGGTGCGCCAGCTGGACCCCCGTATCACGGCCGGCCGCCCCCTGGACACCTTCATCTACGAGATTCGCCGCTGGGCTCCCGACCCCGCGCCGGGGACGCAGTGGGAGGCCCTGGAGATGCTGGGGCGGCTGGGGTTCAAGGTGAACCCCCACCGGCGCCATTGCCGGGACATAAACGAGGTGATCGACTACTGCCGGCACTGGGCGGAGCACCGCCACGACGTGGGGTACGAGATGGACGGTGCCGTCATCAAGGTGAACTCCTTCGACCAGCAGCGTCGCCTGGGCGCCACCACCCACCACCCGCGCTGGGCCACCGCCTACAAGTTCCCCGCGGAGCAGGCTACCAGCCGCGTGCGGGACATCATCATCCAGGTGGGCCGCACCGGGGTCCTCACCCCCACCGCCCTGCTGGATCCCGTGCGGCTGGCGGGTGCCACGGTGAGCCGGGCCACCCTGCACAACGAGGACATCATCCGCGAGAAGGACGTGCGCATCGGCGACACCGTCATCGTGCAGCGGGCGGGGGACGTCATCCCGGAAGTGGTGGCGGTGGTCAGGGAGAAGCGCACGGGCGGGGAGCAGGAGTTCCACATGCCCGACCGCTGCCCGGTGTGCGGGGCAGAGGTGGTGCGTCTGCCCGGCGAGGTGGCGGTGCGCTGCACGGGCGTGGCCTGCCCGGCCCAGCTCAAGGAGCAGCTCATCCACTTTGCCTCGCGGGATGCCATGAACATCGAGGGTCTGGGCCCCGCCATCATCACCCAGCTCATGGACGCCGGCCTGGTGGAGGACGCCGCCGACCTGTACTACCTGAAGTACGAGGACGTGGTGAAGCTGGAGCGCATGGCGGACAAGTCCGCGCGCAACCTGCTCGAAGCTATCGCCGCCACCCGCGACAACCCCCTCCACCGGCTGATGTACGGCCTGGGCATCCGCTACGTGGGCGAGAAGGTGTCGCGGGTGCTGGCCGACCACTTCGGCTCCATGGATGCGCTGGCGGCCGCCGGCCAGGAGGAGCTGACGGCCATCCCCGAGATCGGGCCCAAGATCGCCGCCAGCGTGGTGGCCTTCTTCCGCCAGGAGCAGACCCACCGCCTGCTGGAAAAGCTGCGCCGGGCGGGCATCAAGATGGAAGAGCGCCGGGCGGTACCGGCGCGGGAGAGCCCCCTGGCGGGCAAGACGGTGGTGTTCACCGGCACCCTGGAGTCCGTGGGGCGCAAGGAAGCCGAGGAACTGGTGGCCTTCCTGGGCGGGCGGTCGTCGGGCAGTGTGAGCCGCCAGACCGACTACGTGGTGGTGGGAGCCAACCCCGGCTCCAAGTACGACCGTGCCCGCGAGCTGGGCGTGAGAATACTCACGGAAGAAGAGTTCCGCCGTTTGGTCGGCCTGGTCTGA